One region of Grus americana isolate bGruAme1 chromosome 20, bGruAme1.mat, whole genome shotgun sequence genomic DNA includes:
- the POU5F1 gene encoding POU domain, class 5, transcription factor 1 isoform X2, whose product MLRASWCRCTPGIKSQDLVVGGTPVKSETALQMWKSGKRLQNAPASVKGCAAGRKGSTWDAPTSEELEQFAKDLKHKRIMLGFTQADVGLALGTLYGKMFSQTTICRFEALQLSFKNMCKLKPLLQRWLNEAENTDNMQEMCNAEQVLAQARKRKRRTSIETNVKGTLENFFRKCVKPSPQEISQIAEDLNLDKDVVRVWFCNRRQKGKRLLLPFGNEAEGVMYDMNQSLVPTSLPIPVTSQGYSLAPSPPVYMPPFHKAEMFPQVLQPGLSMSNSSH is encoded by the exons ATGCTCCGGGCTTCTTGGTGCCGATGTACGCCAGGAATTAAAAGCCAAGACTTGGTGGTAGGAGGGACGCCTGTAAAATCCGAAACTGCGCTCCAAATGTGGAAATCTGGTAAAAGATTGCAAAATGCCCCCGCATCAGTTAAAGGCTGCgctgcagggaggaagggaagcacCTGG GATGCGCCAACCTCGGAAGAGCTGGAGCAGTTCGCCAAGGACCTCAAGCACAAGCGCATCATGCTGGGCTTCACTCAGGCTGACGTGGGGCTGGCGCTGGGCACCCTTTATG GGAAGATGTTCAGCCAGACGACCATCTGCCGCTTCGAAGCGCTGCAGCTCAGCTTCAAGAACATGTGCAAGCTGAAGCCACTGCTGCAGCGTTGGCTCAACGAGGCAGAGAACACAGACAACATGCAAGAG aTGTGCAATGCAGAGCAAGTGTTGGCCCAAGCCCGGAAGAGAAAACGCAGGACCAGCATCGAGACAAACGTGAAGGGGACACTGGAGAACTTCTTCCGCAAGTGCGTGAAGCCCAGTCCCCAGGAGATCTCCCAGATTGCTGAGGACCTCAACCTGGACAAAGAC GTGGTCCGGGTCTGGTTCTGCAACCGGCGTCAGAAAGGAAaacggctgctgctgcccttcggCAATGAGGCGGAGGGGGTGATGTACGACATGAACCAGTCCCTGGTGCCCACCAGCCTGCCCATCCCGGTGACGTCCCAGGGCTACAGCCTGGCGCCCTCCCCTCCAGTCTACATGCCACCTTTCCACAAAGCTGAGATGTTCCCTCAagtgctgcagcctgggctctccatGAGCAACAGCAGCCACTGA
- the POU5F1 gene encoding POU domain, class 5, transcription factor 1 isoform X1, with translation MFSPDGGLPAAPFGLLPDAGPPFPRGGFDGAAAQPLFFPFAAEPEAARDPPPARAWLPPPAGPPAKAEARPGRPCRQPSPEPRAAACCGPAWPAPPWAGPAPPGPANAALPGPPFPGTGAAAFPGPQLCPAALQPGSGGVSGLGSSGSSSGAASEGGHSSDSGDEDAPTSEELEQFAKDLKHKRIMLGFTQADVGLALGTLYGKMFSQTTICRFEALQLSFKNMCKLKPLLQRWLNEAENTDNMQEMCNAEQVLAQARKRKRRTSIETNVKGTLENFFRKCVKPSPQEISQIAEDLNLDKDVVRVWFCNRRQKGKRLLLPFGNEAEGVMYDMNQSLVPTSLPIPVTSQGYSLAPSPPVYMPPFHKAEMFPQVLQPGLSMSNSSH, from the exons ATGTTCAGCCCGGACGGGGGGCTGCCGGCCGCCCCCTTCGGCCTCCTGCCCGACGCCGGCCCGCCCTTCCCCCGCGGCGGCTTCGACGGGGCGGCCGCCCAGCCGCTCTTCTTCCCCTTCGCCGCCGAGCCCGAGGCCGCCCGCGACCCGCCGCCGGCCCGCGCCTGGCTGCCCCCGCCCGCAGGGCCGCCCGCCAAGGCGGAGGCGCGCCCGGGCCGGCCGTGCCGCCAGCCCTCGCCCGAGCCCCGCGCCGCGGCCTGCTGCGGGCCGGCTTGGCCCGCCCCGCCCTGGGCCGGGCCCGCGCCCCCCGGGCCTGCCAACGCCGCCCTGCCCGGCCCGCCCTTCCCCGGCACCGGCGCCGCCGCCTTTCCCggcccccagctctgcccggcCGCCCTTCAGCCGGGCTCCGGCGGTGTCTCCGGGctgggcagcagcggcagcTCGAGCGGCGCCGCCAGCGAGGGCGGACACTCCAGCGACAGCGGCGACGAG GATGCGCCAACCTCGGAAGAGCTGGAGCAGTTCGCCAAGGACCTCAAGCACAAGCGCATCATGCTGGGCTTCACTCAGGCTGACGTGGGGCTGGCGCTGGGCACCCTTTATG GGAAGATGTTCAGCCAGACGACCATCTGCCGCTTCGAAGCGCTGCAGCTCAGCTTCAAGAACATGTGCAAGCTGAAGCCACTGCTGCAGCGTTGGCTCAACGAGGCAGAGAACACAGACAACATGCAAGAG aTGTGCAATGCAGAGCAAGTGTTGGCCCAAGCCCGGAAGAGAAAACGCAGGACCAGCATCGAGACAAACGTGAAGGGGACACTGGAGAACTTCTTCCGCAAGTGCGTGAAGCCCAGTCCCCAGGAGATCTCCCAGATTGCTGAGGACCTCAACCTGGACAAAGAC GTGGTCCGGGTCTGGTTCTGCAACCGGCGTCAGAAAGGAAaacggctgctgctgcccttcggCAATGAGGCGGAGGGGGTGATGTACGACATGAACCAGTCCCTGGTGCCCACCAGCCTGCCCATCCCGGTGACGTCCCAGGGCTACAGCCTGGCGCCCTCCCCTCCAGTCTACATGCCACCTTTCCACAAAGCTGAGATGTTCCCTCAagtgctgcagcctgggctctccatGAGCAACAGCAGCCACTGA